The following proteins are encoded in a genomic region of Streptomyces lunaelactis:
- a CDS encoding DUF5955 family protein, producing MLRSVGQTRVTGSGEDPRETALRAAVSRLRRQLAGHPAEFPDRGIAEDELAVLAAMVAAGDPEIPRMRRSLLLIAGAIGSVSALGPALMGVRDAVDLFGEVPPRRQV from the coding sequence TTGTTGCGGAGCGTTGGGCAGACGCGGGTGACAGGGAGCGGCGAGGACCCGAGGGAGACGGCGCTGAGAGCCGCCGTCTCCCGGCTCCGCCGCCAACTCGCGGGGCATCCGGCCGAGTTCCCCGACCGCGGCATCGCGGAGGACGAACTGGCGGTGCTGGCGGCCATGGTAGCGGCGGGTGACCCCGAAATCCCGCGGATGCGGCGCTCGTTACTGCTGATCGCGGGGGCGATCGGGTCGGTGAGCGCGCTGGGGCCGGCGCTGATGGGGGTACGGGACGCGGTGGACCTGTTCGGTGAGGTGCCGCCGCGACGTCAGGTGTGA
- a CDS encoding response regulator: protein MSTPIPLPPIRLLLADDHPVVRAGLRAVLDTEADFAVVAEAATAERAVELAASEAVDVVLMDLQFGPEGMHGSEATASITALPDAPRVLVLTTYDTDADILAAVEAGAAGYLLKDAPPEELSTAVRTAASGRSALAPAVAHRLMDRIRTPAAALTKRELEVLQLVGDGLSNLQISKELFLSQATVKSHLVHVYAKLGADSRTSALAAARSRRLIRG, encoded by the coding sequence ATGAGTACGCCGATACCGCTGCCGCCGATACGGCTGCTGCTCGCCGACGACCATCCCGTCGTACGGGCCGGTCTGCGGGCCGTCCTGGACACCGAGGCGGACTTCGCCGTCGTGGCGGAGGCGGCGACCGCCGAACGGGCCGTGGAACTGGCCGCGTCCGAGGCCGTCGACGTGGTGCTGATGGACCTTCAGTTCGGCCCCGAGGGGATGCACGGCTCGGAGGCGACGGCGTCGATCACCGCCCTGCCGGACGCGCCCCGCGTGCTCGTCCTCACGACGTACGACACGGACGCGGACATCCTGGCGGCGGTGGAGGCGGGAGCGGCCGGATATCTGCTCAAGGACGCCCCGCCGGAGGAACTGTCCACGGCGGTCCGCACGGCGGCGTCCGGCCGCTCGGCACTCGCCCCGGCGGTCGCGCACCGGCTGATGGACCGGATACGGACGCCTGCGGCGGCGCTGACGAAGCGGGAGCTGGAGGTGCTGCAACTGGTGGGCGACGGCCTGTCCAATCTGCAGATCAGCAAGGAGCTGTTCCTCAGCCAGGCGACGGTGAAGTCCCATCTGGTGCACGTCTACGCGAAGTTGGGCGCGGACTCGCGCACGTCGGCGCTGGCAGCGGCGAGGTCGCGCCGCCTGATCCGCGGCTGA
- a CDS encoding sensor histidine kinase, with the protein MDSRPLTPVPRVLGLCLHALLAGLLALAAVRAVADGAPHAYAVVAAAALTVAVYAAGVLSPAVHRSPRAAALWLAALGACWPALLALSPDGLWAAFPLYFLQLHLLPVRWGLPAVAATAAAAIGSFLLHGQTVSPGTFIGPLLGAAVAVATVLGYQALYRESESRRELIEELVSTRADLADAEHQAGVLAERERLAREIHDTLAQGLSSIQLLLRAAERTLPDDAPAAAHVRRARQAAQDNLAEARRFVRELSPPDLERGSLTAALERLCATAPGPAVRFGISGTPFELPTPYEVTLLRIAQSALANTVRHADARRAEITLSYMDTSVALDVVDDGSGFDAPRAQGGFGLSAMRSRADALGGTLSVESAPGQGTAVAITLPLPLSLPSRSAV; encoded by the coding sequence ATGGATTCCCGCCCCCTCACTCCCGTACCGCGCGTGCTGGGCCTGTGCCTGCACGCCCTGCTGGCCGGGCTGCTGGCACTCGCCGCGGTACGGGCCGTGGCGGACGGCGCCCCGCATGCGTACGCCGTCGTGGCGGCCGCCGCGCTGACGGTCGCCGTGTACGCCGCGGGCGTGCTCAGCCCCGCCGTACACCGCTCCCCGCGTGCCGCCGCGCTCTGGCTCGCGGCCCTCGGCGCGTGCTGGCCGGCGCTGCTCGCCCTCTCCCCCGACGGCCTGTGGGCGGCCTTCCCGCTCTACTTCCTGCAGCTGCATCTGCTGCCGGTGCGCTGGGGGCTGCCCGCCGTCGCCGCGACCGCTGCCGCCGCCATCGGGAGTTTCCTGCTGCACGGGCAGACGGTCAGCCCCGGGACCTTCATCGGGCCGCTGCTCGGCGCGGCCGTCGCCGTGGCCACCGTGCTCGGCTACCAGGCGCTGTACCGCGAGAGCGAGAGCCGGCGCGAGCTCATCGAGGAACTGGTCTCCACGCGCGCGGACCTCGCCGACGCGGAGCACCAGGCCGGTGTGCTCGCCGAGCGGGAACGGCTCGCGCGGGAGATCCACGACACTCTCGCCCAGGGCCTGTCCAGCATCCAACTGCTGCTGCGCGCCGCCGAACGGACCCTGCCCGACGACGCCCCGGCCGCCGCCCATGTCCGCCGGGCCCGGCAGGCCGCCCAGGACAATCTGGCGGAGGCCCGCCGTTTCGTACGGGAGCTGTCGCCGCCCGACCTGGAACGCGGCTCGCTGACCGCGGCGCTGGAGCGGTTGTGCGCAACGGCTCCGGGGCCCGCGGTGCGGTTCGGGATCAGCGGAACCCCGTTCGAGCTGCCCACCCCGTACGAAGTGACCCTGCTGCGGATCGCGCAGTCCGCACTCGCGAACACGGTCCGGCACGCGGACGCCCGCCGAGCCGAGATCACCCTCAGCTATATGGACACCTCGGTGGCGCTGGACGTCGTGGACGACGGCTCGGGCTTCGACGCGCCGCGCGCCCAGGGCGGCTTCGGACTGTCCGCGATGCGCTCCCGGGCCGACGCCCTGGGCGGCACGCTGAGCGTCGAGTCGGCACCGGGGCAGGGCACGGCGGTGGCGATCACGCTGCCGCTGCCTCTGTCCTTGCCGTCGAGGAGCGCCGTATGA